In the Geobacter sp. FeAm09 genome, one interval contains:
- the rplU gene encoding 50S ribosomal protein L21: MYAVIKTGGKQYKVSEGEFLKVEKLDGNIGDNIEFAEVLMVGGEKVAIGAPLVAGATVTAKIAAQGKDKKVLVFKSKRRKDSRKLRGHRQERTVLKIEKISA; encoded by the coding sequence ATGTACGCAGTTATCAAGACAGGCGGCAAACAGTATAAGGTAAGTGAAGGGGAATTCCTCAAGGTCGAGAAACTTGACGGAAACATCGGCGACAACATCGAATTCGCCGAGGTCCTCATGGTCGGCGGCGAAAAGGTCGCCATTGGCGCTCCGCTGGTTGCCGGCGCCACGGTGACTGCCAAGATCGCAGCTCAGGGTAAGGACAAGAAGGTTCTGGTGTTCAAGTCCAAGCGCCGCAAGGACTCCCGCAAGCTTCGCGGCCATCGCCAGGAGCGCACGGTCCTCAAGATAGAAAAGATCAGCGCATAA
- the rpmA gene encoding 50S ribosomal protein L27: MAHKKGVGSSRNGRDSDGQRLGCKKFGGEAVRAGNIIYRQHGTQIHPGNNVGCGKDYTLFALIDGIVTFERMGKDRKKVSVYPN, translated from the coding sequence ATGGCACATAAGAAAGGTGTAGGCAGTTCACGCAACGGCAGGGATTCTGACGGCCAGAGGCTCGGCTGCAAGAAGTTCGGCGGCGAAGCCGTCAGGGCCGGCAATATCATCTACCGTCAGCACGGCACCCAGATCCACCCCGGCAATAACGTGGGCTGTGGCAAGGATTATACGCTGTTCGCCCTGATTGACGGCATCGTGACCTTCGAGCGCATGGGCAAGGACCGCAAAAAGGTTTCGGTGTACCCCAACTAG